From a region of the Streptomyces sp. NBC_00193 genome:
- a CDS encoding GNAT family N-acetyltransferase: protein MTLTFTFDPVVDPALDPALAEEFAALWTDVTNAGGAVGFVAPVVIEDIRPEVDKHLAAVAEGRSRLLVGRDAAGRVRATAVLAPNQHRLQRHWIWVYTVMVDTALQGSGAGRALMEAVADAARTMEGIEAVRLGCRGGLGLEHFYAACGYKEVGRVPDAIRVAPGDDRDDITMLLPLR from the coding sequence ATGACCCTTACTTTCACCTTCGACCCGGTCGTCGACCCCGCCCTCGACCCCGCCCTGGCCGAAGAGTTCGCCGCGCTCTGGACCGACGTGACCAACGCCGGCGGCGCGGTGGGTTTCGTGGCGCCCGTCGTCATCGAGGACATCCGCCCCGAGGTCGACAAGCACCTCGCCGCGGTCGCCGAGGGCCGCAGCCGCCTGCTCGTCGGGCGCGACGCCGCCGGCCGGGTGCGCGCCACCGCCGTCCTCGCCCCCAACCAGCACCGGCTGCAGCGGCACTGGATCTGGGTCTACACCGTCATGGTCGACACCGCCCTCCAGGGCAGCGGCGCCGGCCGCGCGCTGATGGAGGCCGTCGCCGACGCCGCCCGCACGATGGAGGGCATCGAGGCGGTCCGCCTCGGCTGCCGGGGCGGCCTGGGCCTGGAGCACTTCTACGCCGCCTGCGGCTACAAGGAGGTCGGCCGCGTCCCCGACGCGATCCGGGTGGCCCCGGGGGACGACCGCGACGACATCACGATGCTTTTGCCGCTGCGCTGA
- a CDS encoding DUF4229 domain-containing protein produces MSLKQSATIRYTAMRLGIFVGCLVLVAGLVRLGWVPSGLGDANPAWVVLLALVISAPLSFVLLRKQRDEMSAVIAGRVAGAKDKLAANRSQEDDAVDEAARASQ; encoded by the coding sequence GTGTCCCTCAAGCAGAGCGCGACGATCCGTTACACCGCGATGCGTCTGGGGATCTTCGTCGGGTGCCTCGTCCTCGTCGCCGGTCTGGTCCGGCTGGGCTGGGTGCCCTCGGGTCTCGGGGACGCCAACCCCGCCTGGGTCGTGCTGCTCGCCCTCGTGATCTCCGCACCGCTCTCCTTCGTGCTGCTGCGCAAGCAGCGCGACGAGATGTCCGCGGTCATTGCAGGACGCGTCGCGGGCGCGAAGGACAAGCTCGCCGCGAACCGCAGCCAGGAGGACGACGCGGTCGACGAGGCCGCGCGCGCCAGCCAGTAG
- a CDS encoding putative leader peptide, whose amino-acid sequence MLTTAAHQMTPSVPLVARLHVDLCRRASAACCCCR is encoded by the coding sequence ATGTTGACGACAGCCGCGCACCAGATGACCCCGAGCGTCCCGCTCGTGGCGCGCCTGCACGTCGACCTCTGCCGCCGCGCGTCCGCGGCCTGTTGCTGTTGTCGCTGA